A window of Roseburia hominis A2-183 genomic DNA:
ATGAGGACAGGGCTCCCAGCTTTTTCGGATTAAGCCCATAGTTAAAGCGTTCCTCCATTGTCTGGACAGCGCCTTTCCCAGCCGCCACCTTGTAGGGCCGGATATAAGTTGTAGCCGTGAGCACACCTCCTTCCAAAAGAAAACGGCGGCTGTCCGTCCAGCCGCCGCAGGGGGCTTCGGGACAAATTGTCCCAAAGCGTTATCCTGTGATAAAACTCTTTAGCGAGTAGTTGAGACTGTCCAGCTTGTCAATGAGCCACTCCGCCACAGCGGGCAGGCCGAAGGGCGAAACAGCAAAGGCGATCACAAGCCCCTGTATGCCCCAGCGATCCCCCGTGATTAAAGCAAACAGGGCTCCGATCAGACAGAGAAAGGACAGGGCGCAGAACACCCATGACGCAAAGGAAAAAGCAAAATTCAATACTGCCACAAGGAGCGTGAGGGCCAGAACAAAGGGGGCCGCTAAAAGTTTCAGAATGATCCGCATCGCTTGATACCTCCTTGAAAAGTGTGGTTTATGGTTCCTTACATGATAATTATACCTCTGTCCGGGAGGGACAACAAGGATGCCTCCGGCTTTCAGCACCTCGGGACAAATTGTCCCGAAGTAGTGAAAACCGGGGAGCGGCATACGCCACTCCCCGGCAGGATCAGAGCTCCACCAATGCGGAGAGCTTTTTCAGCAGATCGAACAGCGGCCCCCACAGGGCGGCATAGTCCCGTTGCAAAGCGGCGATCTCCTCGGGGTAAATCCCGCCGTAGGTGTTGGCCTGGATCGCCACTTGATTGAGGTTGTTTGAGCACCGCCGCTGGAGCGATACCAACTCCCGGACGGGCGAGAGGTCAACATGGAGCACATAGCCATTGAGGGCCATTTTCCGCATATAGGCCCCCATATTGCGGATGCCCGACTCGGCCATGCGTTGTTGAATAAGGGCCTGCTCCTCCTCGGACACCATCACATGGAGATGGATCGGGCGGCGGCGTTTCTTTGTCATCGTTCCTCCCGTTCCCGGCTCCGGCGCTTGTGGGGCGGTTCCTTAACCTTATCCAGCTCCTTTTCCTCCGGGGGTGGGGCCTGGTTATTGAGAACACCGTCCAGCATATTGTAATTGTGCTCGGTGGCGATCTCCGCACTTTTCATCGGGTTATATCTTTCTTCCATACAAATCCTCCTATCGGTCGCCCCGGTCGGGGGCCTTTTTCTTATGGATGGGATCGCCCTGGCTGGCTTCGGCCAGAGCTCCGGCCTCTTTCATCTGCTGGGCAATCGAGAGGGGCCTGTCATCGTTTTTTCGGGATAATTCAGAAATGACGGAGGCAGGACGGAGCTCATAGTCAGACGCCTCCTTTTCGGTCAGCGGTCTTGTATAAGTCAGATGCCCCCATGCCAGAAATGCGCCGCCCTCCACCGGGATGCGGCGGTCATAGTTGACGATCTCATCCGGGGCATTGTGGGGCGGTTTGGGGAATGTCCCGATGTCCACAGGCCGCTGGGTAGAGTAATATTTGTAAAGGCCGGGGGCCTCGGTCTGCACGATCCCCACATAGTAAAGCCGCTGATAGTCCTTTACCCGGTCTGAAAAATCCTGTTCCATAGCGGCCAGATCGTTGCCGTAATGTCCCCATTCATACTGCCGCTGGCCGTTCTTATCATCGTAACAGGCCCATGTGACATAGGGGGATGGAGCTGTGGGATGATGCCCCAGCGCAAAGCCCCTGCCATTTTCCAGCATCACAGCCTTCAAAATGGAATAGCCTTGATTTTTGTCCACAAATACACCTCCTTCATCGTGTCATATCCTTTTCCGTTTTCCGGGCAAAGGGCTGGAGCTGGTAAGGGCTCTGCCCATCCTCCGGGCGCAAAAATTCCATCCGGCCCGCCGCATATATGGCATTTTTCGTAAGCTGTCTCTGCCATGCTCCCTGGCTGGGAGCCCACTTAAAACCGTTGCTTTTCAGTTCCCGCCGCTGTTCCTCCGATGGCTTTTCCTCAAAAAAGAGCTGCAAGCGGTTTTCTCCTTCGTTGATTTCCGCCCGTCCCCCGGGAAAGGCCCAGCCCGCATATTCCGACTGGCTTTTCAAATCCTCAATGCGCTGGCGTGTGCGGCGGATGTTGGCGTTGTTGTTGGTAAGCAGATAGGACGGATAGGGTACGGGATTTTTGCGCCAGTCGGATGCCATAGAGGACTGGAACTTTCCAATTTCCTCGGCGGACAGGACGGGACAGCCCTCCAGCGTTTTATGCTTGCGGTAGTAGGCATTGACGGTTTTCATTTCCTCCTGCATGGCCTCCAGCCCTGCCAGCTTCGCCTCCAGCTTTTCCACGGCCCGGTCATCGTCTGCGCTGATCCCGCCCATACCTGTTGAGCGCACCTTATCCAGCAGGCCCTCGATCTGCATATATTCGCCCATATTCTTATCCCGGGCGGCGTTCTGCTTTTCCTTTTTCCGCACCGGGAAGTTGGAGCCTCCGGCGATGAGGATCGAGGGTACACGGGCATCTATGAGATTGCACTGGTTGATGTTCTCCGCCAGCTTGCGGGCATAGCGGTCTATGAGCCCGTCAATCTTTTCGTGGTACATGGGATCGACACGCCCTTTCTGCTGTTTCCCGAGGGTATAGGCCCGATCCACCATTTCACGGTAAGCGGCGGTGGCGGAGCCGGGAACATAGTCGGAAAAGCTGTTGGCGTTTTTGGCACGCCGGGCGGCCTCCTCATTGATGGGGTAATATTTCGGCATAATTCCTCCTCTCAGAAAGCGGGTACTTCGGGACAAAGTGTCCCAAAGTCCCGCTGTATGGATGTTGACAGCATCGGGGCAAACGGGGCCAGACCGTAGAATGATACGGCAGGCCAACGAAATGGCCCCGGAAAGCCTTGCTATAAGCGGGTTTTACAGGCCCTAATTGTCAACGGATGCACCCCGCTTTTTCCGCATATATTCCCGTTGCTGGCGGCGGTGGGCTTTCTTTGCACAGGCCGCCGAGCAGTACGCCTGCCGCCTGTCCGGGGGAACAGGCCCGCCGCATACCGGGCATATCTTAAAATCCGGCCTTGGGCCCTCGCTCATAAGGGCCACTTCCAGCGCCGGATCAAGGGGCAGGACGGACTCCCGGAAATAGCGGCAGTATGATCCCGTCCAGCATTTACCCAGCATATAGCAATCGCTATCCAGCGGCAGGCATCCGTATTCCCGGTCATAGTTAGCGCACCATGTTACCACAAGAGAGCGGATCGCTGTCTTTTCCTTGCGTGTCAGTTCACGGGACAATCCATCACCTCCCGCCAGCCCCGGCCTTCAAAAGCTCCTTGTAGCAGGACACACAGGCGATCCCCCGCCAGTAACAGCAGCCATAACAGGCGGAGCCCCTGGGCGGCCTGTTCTCAGCGGGAGCCTGGGGACGGGGTTTTTCTTTCATCATTCGTTCAAAGGGACTGTTGGTAAAATTCATCTGATTTCCTCCTTTTCTTCGGTTTCGTCCTCCTCGTCCCACGGGGGGCCGTCATCTTCAAACTCGTCATAGTCCGGGTACTCCCCGCCATCGTCCTCCTCGGGCTGGTCAGCTTGCTGGTGTTTCGGACAGTAAATCTTGAAATACCATGCGGCCCCGCCGCCGATGCCCATGACAGCCAGCACCAAAAGGATCATCCCGGCGTTGCCCGGCTTCTCGGGTTCCGGCTCCGGCTCTGGGGCAGGCTCGGGCTCCGGCTCTGCGCCTACGCATTTTGCCAGATTGACGGAGCACACCGGGCAGTCTGTATTCACAGTCCCCGCCGCACATTTCTCCGGACAGGAGCAGACCGCCTGTTCCACGCCAGCGGCCTCGGCTGCGGCCAGCAGATCCCCCTCATCCACAACGCTGAAAAAGTAGGTTTCATACTGTTCACCTTCCTCGTCCACAGGCTTGTCATAATCAATGACAATGTAAAAGGTATTGCCGCCGCTGGTCTGTACGGTAATAAACTGCTTGTTGGTGTGCTCGTCATAGAGCAGATCACGGGTTACAAGGTTTCCCTCCTCGGAAAAGCCCTCGCCCGGCGTAATAGTCGGCTCCGGGGCCGGGGTTTCCATTGTGGGATCGCCGTAGTCCTCGCCCTCGCCGCCTGCGTAGGCATAGGCGGGAACGCTAAAGCCGCATAACAAAACAGCGGCACAAAGCACCGCTGTCAAAACTCGAAACCGTTTCATATTCAGTTTTCCTCCTTTTCCTCATCCTCGGACTTCGGGACACTTTGTCCCAAAGCCCCGCCGCCTTTCAGCTTTTCAAACAGCAGGGGCAGTTCCGCAAGGGGGATGCTCATGCCACGCACGATGTCCACGATCTCGCTGTTTTCCGCCTCCAGCTTTTTCTGCTCCAGCTCCCTGAGCCGGGCCTGCTGTTCGCTGATTTTGGCCTTGACCTTATCAATCTCGGCTTGGATTTTCATGCTTTTTGCTGTTGCCATAAATGACCTCCAATCATGGTAAACGCCCGTAGGCGTAAAAATGAGACTGCCAGTAGCTTGTATTTAAGTTTGCGTATCCGATGGGATCTCCGCAGTGGAGCATCCGCCCATCGCCTACATAAATCCCACAGTGGCTCACGCCCGGGGTATCATAGGTTCCCTTGAAAAACACAAGGTTGCCGGGCCTTGGGGAGCTGGTCGGAGTGCAGATGTTGTAAAGCCCCTGCGCCCCAAGACGACCCACATTCCAGCCGGAGTGATTGATCACCCATGACACATAGCCGGAGCAGTCAAAGGATGTAGACGGGCTGGAGCCGCCCCACACATAGGGATAGCCGATGTATTTCTCTGCCTCCGAGAAAATAGCGGCGAATGTTTCATCGTCCAGATATTCCCCCGGAACCTCATAGCCCTCCGGCGGGTTGGTAATGTATTTGTCTACATAGGGGGAGTCGGGAAACAGGTCGGGACGGTTGCCGAGGGTGGACATATAGATGGAGTACCGGGACATCTGTTCTTCGCTCAACAGGGAAACAGGCAGGTGGGACAGGTTTTTGTTTTCCAGCGTCACATAGCAGATGTACCACGAATAGGGTTCATCGTCGCTGTCGTAGCGTGTCTCCACCTCCACACGCTCCGTCAGAATATACTGGCGGTCAAAGAGCATTTGCAGGGAGCCCTCCACCTGTGAAAGCGTCCATTCCCCCTCATGGAGCGCCGACAGCAGGGAAATGAGCACATAGGGATCGTGTTCGATCTCGTCCAGATCGAAGTGGTACTCGTCATAATCGTGGGTGCTTTCGTAGGTATCAAGGTAGGTTTGCAGTTCTGCCTCCAGCCCGGCATAAGCCGCCTCCGCCCCTAAAATCGCCTCATCCTCAGAGGGGTAAGTGGTGGCCCCCAGCGCCCCGGCTCCGGCGTTGCCGATGGACACCAGCGAGGACGAACAGGACTGGAGCAGGACGATCACAAGGACACAGGCCAGAGCCAGCAGGCATCCGACTGGATGGCGCTTCACAAACCCGGCGGCCCGGGCTGTCAGCTTTTCCGTGGCGGCGGCTGTTTTCCCGGCGGCTTTGGCTCCCTGTTTTGCGGCCTCCTTCGCCCGCTTCTGGTATTGCCTTCTAAGCCGCTGTTTCTGCCAGTACCGGGTAAAATAGTTTTGGGAAAGCTCCGGGTGCTCCTGTGCGGCGGTGTGGAAATGATAATCCGCCGCTGCTTTCTGATACCTGGCCTCGGCCCGGCTGGCCGCCCTTGCCGGATGCTCCCGGACTTTGCGCTTTACAAACCGGGAGCCATGCCGCAGGATAACCTCCCCGGCAAGTTCCGAACGGTGGGCCCCTTCCGTTCCTACATTTTCCTGCTCCACCTCGTAGAGCTTGCCATGCACAAAGCCGTGAACGCCCCATCCGGCGGCCCCCGCCGCCTTACGGATCGGGCCTTTTTGTTTGGGCGGCTTCTGCTTTGCCAGCTTTTCCCGGGCGGCTTCCCGTTTTTCGCCCCGCTTTTCCATGCGGAGCTTGGATGCCGCCGCCTGTTCCTGCTGGCTTTTCTGCCGAAATTTTGACTTTGGGACACTTTGTCCCGAAGTGCCAGCCGCCCCGGGCGCCTGTTCAGAGCCAGCCCCAAAAGCAGGGCCACCGGGCTCGGCAGCTCCGCCTCCGGGTTCCGTATGCGTTTGGGACTCCGGGCGTGGTTTATTCGGTTTTCGCTTCATTCTTCATATCCTCCGGTCGGGTGGTTAAGAGGTCATAGATTTCCCCCTTCGGGAACCGATCCACAAACGGGATGGTCACATTCCCGTAAAACAGCAGGCCCTCGCCGGAATTAGAGTGGGTAATGTAGGAAAGCTGATGCTCGGAAATACCGAGCTGTCTTGCCAAAATCGCCCGGTCGCTCTGAGCTTGCGAGAGCAAAATCATAAAATCGGTGTTATCCAGAATGTTCTCAATCTCCCGGCTGGCCAGAAGGTCTTTTACATTCTGCGTGAGGGCGCTGGGAACGCAGCCTTTCTTTCTCAGCATTTTCCACACCGCCACAAAATAGCTGGCGGTCAGCGGATCACGGAGCAGGACATGGAACTCATCGAAGTAGCACCATGTCGCCACGCCCTCCCGGAAGTTGGTATCTACCGCCTGGGACACAAATTCATTTGTGATGTGCATGGCGATCTTGCGGAGGTTTTCTCCCATGTTTTTCAGCACGATACACACCACCCGGCTGTCGGTTTTCACATTCGTGGGATGGTTAAACAGGTTGAGGGAGCCGGTGCAGTAGAGCTCAAGGGCGGTTGCCACACGCCGGGCCTCGGGCTCCGGCTGTTTCAAGAGCTCCTCGTACAAGTCCTG
This region includes:
- a CDS encoding CD1845 family protein codes for the protein MRIILKLLAAPFVLALTLLVAVLNFAFSFASWVFCALSFLCLIGALFALITGDRWGIQGLVIAFAVSPFGLPAVAEWLIDKLDSLNYSLKSFITG
- a CDS encoding plasmid mobilization protein; this encodes MTKKRRRPIHLHVMVSEEEQALIQQRMAESGIRNMGAYMRKMALNGYVLHVDLSPVRELVSLQRRCSNNLNQVAIQANTYGGIYPEEIAALQRDYAALWGPLFDLLKKLSALVEL
- a CDS encoding DUF4316 domain-containing protein, translated to MEERYNPMKSAEIATEHNYNMLDGVLNNQAPPPEEKELDKVKEPPHKRRSREREER
- a CDS encoding defense against restriction DarA-related protein translates to MDKNQGYSILKAVMLENGRGFALGHHPTAPSPYVTWACYDDKNGQRQYEWGHYGNDLAAMEQDFSDRVKDYQRLYYVGIVQTEAPGLYKYYSTQRPVDIGTFPKPPHNAPDEIVNYDRRIPVEGGAFLAWGHLTYTRPLTEKEASDYELRPASVISELSRKNDDRPLSIAQQMKEAGALAEASQGDPIHKKKAPDRGDR
- a CDS encoding cysteine-rich VLP domain-containing protein — its product is MSRELTRKEKTAIRSLVVTWCANYDREYGCLPLDSDCYMLGKCWTGSYCRYFRESVLPLDPALEVALMSEGPRPDFKICPVCGGPVPPDRRQAYCSAACAKKAHRRQQREYMRKKRGASVDN
- a CDS encoding DUF4366 domain-containing protein, encoding MKRFRVLTAVLCAAVLLCGFSVPAYAYAGGEGEDYGDPTMETPAPEPTITPGEGFSEEGNLVTRDLLYDEHTNKQFITVQTSGGNTFYIVIDYDKPVDEEGEQYETYFFSVVDEGDLLAAAEAAGVEQAVCSCPEKCAAGTVNTDCPVCSVNLAKCVGAEPEPEPAPEPEPEPEKPGNAGMILLVLAVMGIGGGAAWYFKIYCPKHQQADQPEEDDGGEYPDYDEFEDDGPPWDEEDETEEKEEIR
- a CDS encoding DUF4315 family protein — its product is MATAKSMKIQAEIDKVKAKISEQQARLRELEQKKLEAENSEIVDIVRGMSIPLAELPLLFEKLKGGGALGQSVPKSEDEEKEEN
- a CDS encoding C40 family peptidase, whose translation is MKRKPNKPRPESQTHTEPGGGAAEPGGPAFGAGSEQAPGAAGTSGQSVPKSKFRQKSQQEQAAASKLRMEKRGEKREAAREKLAKQKPPKQKGPIRKAAGAAGWGVHGFVHGKLYEVEQENVGTEGAHRSELAGEVILRHGSRFVKRKVREHPARAASRAEARYQKAAADYHFHTAAQEHPELSQNYFTRYWQKQRLRRQYQKRAKEAAKQGAKAAGKTAAATEKLTARAAGFVKRHPVGCLLALACVLVIVLLQSCSSSLVSIGNAGAGALGATTYPSEDEAILGAEAAYAGLEAELQTYLDTYESTHDYDEYHFDLDEIEHDPYVLISLLSALHEGEWTLSQVEGSLQMLFDRQYILTERVEVETRYDSDDEPYSWYICYVTLENKNLSHLPVSLLSEEQMSRYSIYMSTLGNRPDLFPDSPYVDKYITNPPEGYEVPGEYLDDETFAAIFSEAEKYIGYPYVWGGSSPSTSFDCSGYVSWVINHSGWNVGRLGAQGLYNICTPTSSPRPGNLVFFKGTYDTPGVSHCGIYVGDGRMLHCGDPIGYANLNTSYWQSHFYAYGRLP